The following are encoded together in the Humulus lupulus chromosome 5, drHumLupu1.1, whole genome shotgun sequence genome:
- the LOC133834633 gene encoding branched-chain amino acid aminotransferase 1, mitochondrial, protein MIHRGLWLHNLVQSYRVGSSSSSSTLFKLVYRYNSSTSLAKSSLKQSCELSCKSNTEPSNMDWDKLGFKLMPTDYVYSMKCSNEGNFEQGRLELHGNIELSPAAAVLNYGQGIFEGTKAYRKEDGSLLLFRPDQNGVRMRIGAERMCMPSPSVDQFVDAVKQTAIANRRWVPPSGKGSLYIRPLLMGTGAVLGVAPAPQYTFLAYASPVGNYFKEGLAPLRLYVEDEFDRASPGGTGFVKTIGNYSRCLAALSRAKNKGFSDVLFLDSVHKKYVEELSSCNIFIVQGNQISTPAANGTILSGVTRSSIIEIARDHGFKVEERKIAVDELMEAEEVFCTGTAVGVASVGSITYHNKRVEFKTGSQSVSQKFYSTLIGIQTGVVEDKKGWIVEID, encoded by the exons CTCGTATATCGTTATAATAGCTCAACGTCTCTTGCAAAATCTTCATTAAAACAATCATGTGAATTATCTTGTAAGAG TAATACTGAGCCAAGCAATATGGATTGGGATAAGCTAGGATTTAAGCTAATGCCAACTGACTACGTGTATTCGATGAAATGCTCCAACGAAGGAAATTTTGAACAAGGACGATTAGAATTACATGGCAACATTGAGTTGAGTCCTGCTGCAGCTGTTTTAAATTATGGACAG GGAATATTTGAAGGGACAAAAGCATATAGGAAAGAAGATGGAAGCTTGCTTCTTTTCCGTCCAGACCAAAATGGAGTTCGAATGAGGATTGGTGCCGAAAGGATGTGCATGCCTTCTCCCTCTGTTGATCAATTTGTTGACGCTGTCAAGCAAACCGCCATCGCTAATCGGCGCTGG GTGCCACCAAGTGGAAAAGGATCGCTTTACATTAGGCCTTTGCTGATGGGAACCGGTGCTGTGTTGGGGGTGGCCCCAGCTCCGCAATACACTTTCCTTGCCTATGCTTCTCCCGTTGGCAACTATTTCAAG GAGGGTTTGGCACCATTGAGATTATATGTTGAGGATGAGTTTGATAGAGCATCTCCTGGTGGAACTGGATTTGTAAAAACCATTGGGAACTATTCCCGA TGTTTGGCAGCACTTAGCAGAGCAAAGAATAAAGGATTTTCTGATGTGTTGTTTCTGGATTCGGTTCATAAGAAATATGTAGAGGAGCTCTCTAGCTGTAATATATTTATTGTCCAG GGAAATCAAATTTCAACGCCTGCTGCAAATGGTACCATACTTTCAGGTGTAACTCGAAGTAGCATCATTGAGATTGCACGTGACCATGGTTTCAAG gTTGAGGAGCGTAAGATTGCAGTGGATGAATTGATGGAAGCAGAAGAGGTATTTTGTACTGGAACAGCTGTTGGTGTTGCTTCTGTTGGTTCCATTACATATCACAACAAAAG AGTCGAATTTAAAACAGGTTCTCAGTCAGTGTCCCAGAAATTCTACTCAACTCTCATTGGTATTCAAACGGGTGTTGTTGAGGATAAGAAGGGGTGGATCGTTGAGATTGattag
- the LOC133834634 gene encoding hevamine-A-like, with product MASHSMTTQAILLSLMVLFLAVGSNAGGIAIYWGQNGNEGTLAETCATRNYDFVNIAFLSSFGNGQTPTINLAGHCDAYSEGCTKLSSQIKSCQAKGIKVMLSIGGGAGSYSLASSDDAKQVADYLWNNFLGGQSSSRPLGEAVLDGIDFDIEGGNDQHWDDLARDLAGYSNQGKKVYLTAAPQCPFPDASVGNALITGLFDYVWVQFYNNPPCQYNPGSTANLEDAWKQWTSAIPAEKIFLGLPAAPDAAGSGFIPAGDLTSNVLPSIKGSSKYGGVMLWSKYYDDQTGYSSTIKNDV from the coding sequence ATGGCCTCCCATTCCATGACAACACAAGCAATCTTGCTTTCTCTAATGGTTTTATTTTTGGCTGTGGGCTCTAATGCGGGTGGAATTGCCATTTACTGGGGCCAAAACGGCAACGAAGGCACACTAGCAGAAACTTGTGCCACAAGGAACTACGATTTCGTAAACATAGCTTTCCTCTCTTCGTTTGGCAATGGCCAAACCCCTACCATAAACCTGGCCGGCCACTGCGATGCCTACTCCGAAGGCTGCACGAAATTAAGCTCACAAATCAAGTCGTGTCAAGCCAAAGGCATCAAGGTAATGCTCTCCATCGGCGGAGGCGCAGGAAGCTACTCGCTTGCGTCATCGGACGACGCTAAACAAGTAGCAGACTACCTTTGGAACAACTTCTTAGGAGGGCAATCCTCTTCAAGACCACTGGGCGAAGCCGTTTTGGACGGAATCGATTTCGACATCGAAGGAGGGAATGACCAACATTGGGATGATTTGGCTAGGGATCTTGCAGGGTATAGTAATCAAGGAAAGAAAGTGTACTTAACTGCCGCACCACAGTGTCCATTCCCTGATGCTTCGGTTGGGAATGCCCTTATAACAGGTCTGTTTGACTATGTTTGGGTTCAATTTTACAACAATCCCCCATGTCAGTACAATCCCGGGAGTACAGCAAATCTTGAAGATGCTTGGAAACAATGGACTTCGGCCATTCCTGCTGAGAAAATCTTCTTGGGATTGCCTGCTGCGCCTGATGCTGCCGGGAGCGGATTCATTCCAGCTGGAGATCTCACCTCAAATGTGCTTCCCTCAATCAAGGGTTCTTCTAAATATGGTGGTGTCATGCTTTGGTCAAAGTATTACGATGATCAAACTGGTTACAGCTCTACTATTAAGAATGATGTGTAA
- the LOC133834632 gene encoding G-type lectin S-receptor-like serine/threonine-protein kinase At5g24080 isoform X1 — MADSCTSKFLYHLALLGFVVLITGLEYGTMASQIGLGSRLFARENKAWLSDNGTFAFGFTPMENGDDRLQLAIWFAKLPGDRTVVWSPNKNSPVTKNAFLELDNAGNLVLSDGTTIWASNTSRAGVQAATMSESGNFILYNDVNRPVWQSFLHPSDTLLPNQPLSVKLELTTSKTDSRESYYALKMLQTPTSLSLALTYNLPETFDSSPDSYANYSYWQGPDISNVTGDVVAVLDEMGSFGIVYGESSDGAVYVYKNDDDYGGLSSATNRSGGLSVLRRLTLETNGNLRLYRWDDDVNGSRQWVSEWAAVSKPCDIAGICGNGICNLDRSQTNASCTCLPGTFKVGKDNQCSENSSLIGNCGPRKSYQKSQFRISTIQQTSYYYSDFSVIANYSDVRNVSKCGDACLSDCECIASVYGFDEEKPYCWILRSLDYGGYEDTGSTLFVKVRSNGLGGADGGEGSGDSSGGGLNKKEKVLVIPIVLSMTVLIALLCLLLYYNVHRKRALKRAMESSLILAGTPINFSYRDLNIRTWNFSQILGTGGFGTVYKGSLADGTLIAVKKLDKVLPQGEKEFITEVTTIGSMHHMNLVRLCGYCSEGQHRLLVYEFMKNGSLDKWIFPSYNSGYRMLDWPTRFSIAVATAQGIAYFHEQCRDRIIHCDIKPENILLDEKFSPKVSDFGLAKLMGREHSHVVTMVRGTRGYLAPEWVSNRPITVKADVYSYGMLLLEIVGGRRNLDMSFDADDFFYPGLAFKEMTNGTPMKAADRRLEGAVDEEELNRGLKVAFWCIQDEVVMRPTMGDVVRMLEGSMDVNMPPMPQTVLELIEEGLDDVYKAMKREVNHFSSFTMTTHPSSRATCSYSTMSPR, encoded by the exons ATGGCCGATTCTTGCACTTCAAAATTTTTGTACCATTTGGCCTTGTTGGGATTCGTGGTTCTTATTACTGGGCTTGAATATGGCACAATGGCCAGTCAAATTGGTCTAGGTTCGAGGTTGTTTGCTCGGGAGAACAAAGCTTGGCTCTCTGACAATGGTACTTTTGCCTTTGGCTTCACCCCAATGGAGAATGGAGATGACAGACTTCAACTGGCAATTTGGTTTGCAAAGCTTCCCGGAGACCGTACAGTAGTCTGGTCACCTAACAA AAACTCTCCGGTCACGAAAAACGCATTCTTGGAGCTTGATAACGCCGGAAACCTCGTCCTTTCCGACGGCACCACCATATGGGCCTCAAACACATCCCGTGCCGGAGTTCAAGCCGCCACCATGTCAGAATCCGGCAACTTCATTCTATACAACGACGTCAACCGCCCTGTTTGGCAGAGCTTTTTACACCCATCAGACACTTTGCTCCCGAACCAACCTTTATCAGTCAAGTTAGAGCTAACGACATCGAAAACAGACTCAAGAGAAAGCTACTACGCTCTCAAAATGCTCCAAACACCAACTTCATTAAGCCTCGCTCTGACGTACAATCTCCCCGAAACGTTTGACTCTTCACCAGATTCTTATGCCAACTACTCCTACTGGCAAGGACCAGACATATCAAACGTAACAGGGGATGTCGTCGCCGTTTTGGACGAAATGGGTAGTTTCGGAATCGTCTATGGTGAATCCTCAGACGGAGCCGTTTACGTGTACAAAAACGACGACGATTATGGTGGTTTATCTTCGGCTACGAACCGGTCGGGCGGGTTATCGGTTCTGCGGCGCCTGACTCTGGAGACTAATGGGAATCTTCGTCTTTATCGCTGGGACGACGACGTTAACGGGTCAAGACAATGGGTGTCCGAATGGGCTGCGGTTTCGAAGCCTTGTGACATTGCTGGGATTTGCGGTAATGGGATTTGTAATCTTGACAGAAGCCAAACTAACGCTTCTTGTACTTGTTTACCTGGGACATTCAAGGTTGGAAAAGATAACCAATGTTCGGAAAATTCTTCGTTGATTGGAAATTGTGGTCCTAGGAAGTCATATCAGAAATCCCAGTTCAGGATTTCAACGATTCAGCAAACTAGCTATTATTACTCTGATTTTTCTGTCATAGCCAACTATAGTGATGTACGGAATGTGTCAAAGTGTGGTGACGCTTGTTTATCTGACTGTGAATGTATTGcttctgtttatggttttgatgaagAGAAGCCTTATTGTTGGATTTTGAGGAGCTTGGATTATGGAGGGTATGAGGATACTGGATCCACTCTGTTTGTTAAGGTTAGATCGAACGGTTTGGGTGGCGCAGACGGCGGAGAAGGATCTGGGGATTCTTCAGGTGGTGGTTTGAATAAGAAAGAAAAGGTTTTGGTTATTCCTATTGTTCTTAGCATGACTGTTCTTATTGCCCTCCTTTGTTTGTTACTGTACTACAACGTGCATAGGAAAAGAGCCTTAAAAAGAGCCATGGAAAGCTCTTTGATTTTGGCTGGTACTCCAATCAATTTTAGCTACCGGGATTTGAACATTCGTACTTGGAATTTCTCACAGATCCTCGGAACTG GTGGATTTGGAACTGTGTACAAGGGAAGCCTTGCAGATGGTACTTTGATAGCTGTAAAGAAACTTGACAAGGTTTTGCCACAAGGGGAAAAGGAGTTCATAACTGAAGTCACTACAATTGGCTCAATGCATCACATGAACTTGGTTCGTCTTTGTGGATATTGTTCAGAAGGACAACACCG GCTTCTAGTTTATGAGTTCATGAAAAATGGCTCCTTGGACAAATGGATATTTCCCTCATATAATTCCGGATATAGGATGCTAGATTGGCCAACTCGCTTCAGTATTGCAGTGGCTACTGCTCAGGGGATTGCTTACTTTCATGAGCAATGCCGTGACCGGATCATACACTGCGACATCAAGCCGGAAAACATTCTGTTGGATGAGAAATTTTCGCCTAAAGTTTCGGATTTCGGACTAGCTAAGTTGATGGGAAGAGAGCATTCTCATGTTGTCACAATGGTTAGAGGAACTAGAGGCTATTTAGCTCCAGAATGGGTTAGTAATCGGCCTATAACCGTGAAAGCCGATGTTTACAGTTATGGCATGCTACTTTTAGAGATTGTTGGTGGCCGGAGGAACCTTGACATGTCTTTTGATGCAGATGACTTCTTTTATCCTGGTTTGGCTTTTAAG GAAATGACAAATGGAACTCCAATGAAAGCTGCGGACAGAAGACTTGAAGGAGCAGTAGACGAAGAAGAACTCAATAGAGGATTGAAAGTAGCGTTTTGGTGTATTCAAGATGAGGTTGTCATGAGACCTACAATGGGAGACGTAGTGAGAATGCTAGAAGGATCAATGGACGTTAACATGCCACCAATGCCACAAACGGTGTTGGAGTTAATTGAAGAAGGCTTAGATGATGTATACAAAGCCATGAAAAGAGAAGTGAACCACTTTAGCTCTTTCACCATGACCACCCACCCTTCTTCTCGTGCCACTTGTAGTTACTCTACAATGTCTCCTAGATAA
- the LOC133834632 gene encoding G-type lectin S-receptor-like serine/threonine-protein kinase At5g24080 isoform X2, which yields MSESGNFILYNDVNRPVWQSFLHPSDTLLPNQPLSVKLELTTSKTDSRESYYALKMLQTPTSLSLALTYNLPETFDSSPDSYANYSYWQGPDISNVTGDVVAVLDEMGSFGIVYGESSDGAVYVYKNDDDYGGLSSATNRSGGLSVLRRLTLETNGNLRLYRWDDDVNGSRQWVSEWAAVSKPCDIAGICGNGICNLDRSQTNASCTCLPGTFKVGKDNQCSENSSLIGNCGPRKSYQKSQFRISTIQQTSYYYSDFSVIANYSDVRNVSKCGDACLSDCECIASVYGFDEEKPYCWILRSLDYGGYEDTGSTLFVKVRSNGLGGADGGEGSGDSSGGGLNKKEKVLVIPIVLSMTVLIALLCLLLYYNVHRKRALKRAMESSLILAGTPINFSYRDLNIRTWNFSQILGTGGFGTVYKGSLADGTLIAVKKLDKVLPQGEKEFITEVTTIGSMHHMNLVRLCGYCSEGQHRLLVYEFMKNGSLDKWIFPSYNSGYRMLDWPTRFSIAVATAQGIAYFHEQCRDRIIHCDIKPENILLDEKFSPKVSDFGLAKLMGREHSHVVTMVRGTRGYLAPEWVSNRPITVKADVYSYGMLLLEIVGGRRNLDMSFDADDFFYPGLAFKEMTNGTPMKAADRRLEGAVDEEELNRGLKVAFWCIQDEVVMRPTMGDVVRMLEGSMDVNMPPMPQTVLELIEEGLDDVYKAMKREVNHFSSFTMTTHPSSRATCSYSTMSPR from the exons ATGTCAGAATCCGGCAACTTCATTCTATACAACGACGTCAACCGCCCTGTTTGGCAGAGCTTTTTACACCCATCAGACACTTTGCTCCCGAACCAACCTTTATCAGTCAAGTTAGAGCTAACGACATCGAAAACAGACTCAAGAGAAAGCTACTACGCTCTCAAAATGCTCCAAACACCAACTTCATTAAGCCTCGCTCTGACGTACAATCTCCCCGAAACGTTTGACTCTTCACCAGATTCTTATGCCAACTACTCCTACTGGCAAGGACCAGACATATCAAACGTAACAGGGGATGTCGTCGCCGTTTTGGACGAAATGGGTAGTTTCGGAATCGTCTATGGTGAATCCTCAGACGGAGCCGTTTACGTGTACAAAAACGACGACGATTATGGTGGTTTATCTTCGGCTACGAACCGGTCGGGCGGGTTATCGGTTCTGCGGCGCCTGACTCTGGAGACTAATGGGAATCTTCGTCTTTATCGCTGGGACGACGACGTTAACGGGTCAAGACAATGGGTGTCCGAATGGGCTGCGGTTTCGAAGCCTTGTGACATTGCTGGGATTTGCGGTAATGGGATTTGTAATCTTGACAGAAGCCAAACTAACGCTTCTTGTACTTGTTTACCTGGGACATTCAAGGTTGGAAAAGATAACCAATGTTCGGAAAATTCTTCGTTGATTGGAAATTGTGGTCCTAGGAAGTCATATCAGAAATCCCAGTTCAGGATTTCAACGATTCAGCAAACTAGCTATTATTACTCTGATTTTTCTGTCATAGCCAACTATAGTGATGTACGGAATGTGTCAAAGTGTGGTGACGCTTGTTTATCTGACTGTGAATGTATTGcttctgtttatggttttgatgaagAGAAGCCTTATTGTTGGATTTTGAGGAGCTTGGATTATGGAGGGTATGAGGATACTGGATCCACTCTGTTTGTTAAGGTTAGATCGAACGGTTTGGGTGGCGCAGACGGCGGAGAAGGATCTGGGGATTCTTCAGGTGGTGGTTTGAATAAGAAAGAAAAGGTTTTGGTTATTCCTATTGTTCTTAGCATGACTGTTCTTATTGCCCTCCTTTGTTTGTTACTGTACTACAACGTGCATAGGAAAAGAGCCTTAAAAAGAGCCATGGAAAGCTCTTTGATTTTGGCTGGTACTCCAATCAATTTTAGCTACCGGGATTTGAACATTCGTACTTGGAATTTCTCACAGATCCTCGGAACTG GTGGATTTGGAACTGTGTACAAGGGAAGCCTTGCAGATGGTACTTTGATAGCTGTAAAGAAACTTGACAAGGTTTTGCCACAAGGGGAAAAGGAGTTCATAACTGAAGTCACTACAATTGGCTCAATGCATCACATGAACTTGGTTCGTCTTTGTGGATATTGTTCAGAAGGACAACACCG GCTTCTAGTTTATGAGTTCATGAAAAATGGCTCCTTGGACAAATGGATATTTCCCTCATATAATTCCGGATATAGGATGCTAGATTGGCCAACTCGCTTCAGTATTGCAGTGGCTACTGCTCAGGGGATTGCTTACTTTCATGAGCAATGCCGTGACCGGATCATACACTGCGACATCAAGCCGGAAAACATTCTGTTGGATGAGAAATTTTCGCCTAAAGTTTCGGATTTCGGACTAGCTAAGTTGATGGGAAGAGAGCATTCTCATGTTGTCACAATGGTTAGAGGAACTAGAGGCTATTTAGCTCCAGAATGGGTTAGTAATCGGCCTATAACCGTGAAAGCCGATGTTTACAGTTATGGCATGCTACTTTTAGAGATTGTTGGTGGCCGGAGGAACCTTGACATGTCTTTTGATGCAGATGACTTCTTTTATCCTGGTTTGGCTTTTAAG GAAATGACAAATGGAACTCCAATGAAAGCTGCGGACAGAAGACTTGAAGGAGCAGTAGACGAAGAAGAACTCAATAGAGGATTGAAAGTAGCGTTTTGGTGTATTCAAGATGAGGTTGTCATGAGACCTACAATGGGAGACGTAGTGAGAATGCTAGAAGGATCAATGGACGTTAACATGCCACCAATGCCACAAACGGTGTTGGAGTTAATTGAAGAAGGCTTAGATGATGTATACAAAGCCATGAAAAGAGAAGTGAACCACTTTAGCTCTTTCACCATGACCACCCACCCTTCTTCTCGTGCCACTTGTAGTTACTCTACAATGTCTCCTAGATAA